From a single Marinobacter sp. THAF197a genomic region:
- the leuC gene encoding 3-isopropylmalate dehydratase large subunit, with amino-acid sequence MAGKTLYDKLWDDHLVKQRDDGSALIYIDRQLLHEVTSPQAFEGLRLASRKPWRIDANIATPDHNVPTTDRAKGIDGIVDPVSRTQVETLDKNCDEFGILEFKIKDQRQGIVHVIGPEQGATLPGMSIVCGDSHTSTHGAFGCLAHGIGTSEVEHVLATQCLVQKKMKNMLVKVNGKLGAGVTGKDVVLAIIGKIGTAGGTGYAIEFGGEAIRGLSMEGRMTICNMAIEGGARVGMVAVDDITIDYVKGRPFSPKGETWDKAVEYWRTLHSDDDAVFDKVVELDGSAIKPQVSWGTSPEMVTGVDGSVPDPAKEEDPIKREGIVRALKYMGLQPNQKITDIQLDRVFIGSCTNSRIEDLREAAAVVKGRKVAASLKQAMVVPGSGLVKAQAEQEGLDKIFIEAGLEWRDPGCSMCLAMNADKLGQGEHCASTSNRNFEGRQGFGGRTHLVSPAMAAAAAVSGHFVDVRELLN; translated from the coding sequence ATGGCGGGCAAGACTTTATACGACAAGTTGTGGGACGACCATTTGGTCAAGCAGCGGGATGACGGTTCCGCGTTGATCTACATCGACCGGCAGTTGCTGCACGAAGTGACATCTCCCCAGGCATTTGAAGGCCTGCGTCTGGCCAGTCGCAAGCCCTGGCGGATTGATGCCAACATCGCCACGCCGGATCATAACGTGCCGACTACCGATCGTGCCAAAGGTATCGACGGGATTGTTGACCCGGTGTCACGCACCCAGGTGGAGACTCTGGACAAGAACTGCGACGAGTTCGGAATTCTGGAATTCAAGATCAAAGACCAGCGCCAGGGCATCGTGCACGTGATCGGGCCGGAGCAGGGGGCAACCTTGCCGGGTATGAGCATTGTCTGTGGTGATTCCCACACCTCAACCCACGGCGCCTTTGGCTGTCTGGCCCATGGTATTGGAACGTCTGAAGTTGAGCATGTACTGGCTACCCAGTGCCTGGTTCAGAAAAAGATGAAGAACATGCTGGTGAAGGTGAACGGCAAGCTTGGCGCGGGTGTGACCGGCAAGGATGTGGTTCTGGCTATCATCGGCAAGATCGGCACCGCAGGTGGCACCGGTTACGCCATCGAGTTCGGTGGTGAGGCGATTCGTGGCCTGAGCATGGAAGGCCGGATGACCATCTGCAACATGGCCATCGAAGGCGGTGCCCGTGTGGGGATGGTGGCGGTGGATGACATCACTATTGACTACGTGAAAGGCCGTCCGTTCTCGCCAAAAGGCGAAACCTGGGACAAGGCGGTTGAGTACTGGCGTACCCTGCACAGCGATGACGATGCGGTATTCGATAAGGTAGTTGAGCTGGACGGTTCCGCGATCAAGCCGCAAGTAAGCTGGGGTACGTCTCCGGAGATGGTGACCGGTGTTGATGGCAGCGTGCCGGACCCTGCGAAGGAAGAAGACCCGATCAAGCGTGAAGGCATTGTTCGTGCGCTTAAATACATGGGGCTGCAGCCGAACCAGAAGATTACCGACATCCAGCTGGACCGGGTGTTTATCGGTTCCTGTACCAACAGCCGCATTGAAGACTTGCGCGAAGCTGCGGCCGTAGTGAAAGGCCGCAAGGTGGCCGCCAGTCTGAAGCAGGCGATGGTGGTGCCGGGTTCTGGTCTGGTGAAAGCCCAGGCAGAGCAGGAAGGTCTGGATAAGATCTTCATCGAGGCGGGCCTGGAATGGCGTGATCCCGGTTGTTCCATGTGTCTGGCCATGAACGCCGACAAATTGGGGCAGGGCGAGCATTGTGCGTCCACGTCCAATCGGAACTTTGAGGGCCGTCAGGGCTTTGGTGGGCGTACCCACCTGGTGAGCCCGGCGATGGCGGCGGCAGCAGCCGTGTCTGGCCATTTTGTTGATGTTCGTGAGTTGCTGAACTGA
- a CDS encoding LysR family transcriptional regulator, whose translation MDANSLKAFLTIVDQGSFSEAAETLHLTQPAISKRLAALETQLGTKLIDRSNREIRVTEAGARLLPHARKILDEIHNARLALSPNADTIEGELQLIASHHIGLHHLPNWLRRYRREYPQVTLDLQFMESDAAYHQMNKRNAEIAFVTLSDSMNPEFRILVQWPDPMAFVIGAEHPLAQLQHPRLEDLAQHPALLPDTSTATYRVVSRLFLEANQPLKPLMPTNYLETIKMMTSVGLGWSVLPVSMLDNSLRVLDVGHPVSRVLGAVALSGRQLSNGARALLEIVEAEEIRS comes from the coding sequence ATGGACGCAAACTCCCTGAAAGCCTTCCTGACCATAGTCGACCAGGGCTCCTTCTCAGAAGCCGCCGAAACACTCCACCTGACACAACCGGCCATCAGCAAACGCCTCGCCGCCCTCGAAACCCAGCTTGGCACCAAACTCATCGACCGAAGCAACCGCGAAATCCGCGTCACCGAGGCCGGCGCCAGACTCCTGCCCCACGCACGCAAAATCCTTGATGAAATACACAACGCCCGCCTCGCCCTCAGCCCGAACGCCGACACCATCGAAGGCGAACTCCAGCTCATCGCCAGCCACCACATCGGCCTGCACCACCTGCCAAACTGGCTAAGGCGCTACCGCCGCGAATACCCACAGGTAACACTGGATCTCCAGTTTATGGAATCCGACGCCGCCTACCACCAAATGAACAAGCGTAATGCCGAGATCGCGTTCGTCACCCTCAGCGACAGCATGAACCCGGAGTTCCGGATTTTGGTGCAATGGCCAGACCCGATGGCCTTTGTCATTGGCGCGGAGCATCCGCTGGCACAACTGCAACACCCACGGCTTGAAGACCTGGCCCAACACCCGGCCCTGTTGCCGGACACCAGCACTGCGACCTACCGGGTGGTCAGCCGATTATTTCTGGAAGCGAACCAGCCACTGAAACCCCTGATGCCCACCAACTACCTGGAAACCATCAAAATGATGACCAGCGTTGGCCTGGGCTGGAGTGTGCTGCCAGTGAGCATGCTGGACAACAGCCTGCGGGTGCTTGACGTTGGACACCCGGTTTCCCGGGTACTTGGCGCCGTCGCGCTGAGTGGCCGGCAATTGAGCAACGGTGCCCGGGCGCTGCTTGAGATTGTGGAAGCGGAAGAAATCAGGAGCTGA
- the asd gene encoding aspartate-semialdehyde dehydrogenase: MKRVGLVGWRGMVGSVLMQRMREENDFADIDPVFFTTSQAGKPAPDVGKEGVPPLQDAFDIDVLKGMDVILTCQGGDYTSAVYQKLRDAGWNGYWIDAASSLRMVDHSVIVLDPVNRNVIDAALDKGVKDYIGGNCTVSLMMLALGGLLEQDLIEWVSPMTYQAASGSGAQNMRELLSQMGALNDSVKSELADPSSAILEIDRKVTDTMRSGDFPTEHFGVPLAGSLIPFIDKQLDNGMSKEEWKAGVETNKILGRSDNPIPIDGICVRIGAMRSHSQALTIKLKKDLSVAEIEGILAKANDWVKVIPNDRDATMQELTPAKVTGTLSIPIGRIRKLSMGPEYISAFTVGDQLLWGAAEPLRRMLRILQER; the protein is encoded by the coding sequence ATGAAGCGAGTTGGACTTGTAGGTTGGCGTGGCATGGTAGGCTCAGTCCTCATGCAGCGCATGCGTGAAGAAAACGATTTTGCCGACATCGATCCGGTGTTTTTTACCACTTCCCAGGCGGGCAAGCCGGCCCCGGACGTAGGCAAAGAAGGCGTTCCGCCACTCCAGGATGCCTTTGATATCGACGTCCTGAAAGGCATGGACGTAATCCTGACCTGTCAGGGCGGTGATTACACCTCAGCGGTGTACCAGAAGCTGCGCGATGCAGGTTGGAACGGCTACTGGATTGACGCGGCATCGTCCCTGCGGATGGTGGATCACTCCGTCATTGTGCTGGATCCGGTTAATCGCAACGTGATCGATGCCGCCCTGGATAAGGGCGTAAAAGATTATATTGGCGGTAACTGCACCGTGAGCCTGATGATGCTGGCCCTGGGTGGTCTGCTGGAGCAGGATCTTATTGAGTGGGTCTCTCCAATGACCTATCAGGCGGCTTCCGGTTCCGGTGCCCAGAACATGCGGGAACTGCTGAGCCAGATGGGTGCGTTGAACGACAGCGTCAAGTCAGAGCTTGCTGACCCCTCGTCGGCGATCCTGGAAATCGACCGCAAGGTAACCGATACCATGCGTTCCGGTGATTTCCCCACCGAGCACTTCGGCGTGCCCTTGGCGGGCAGCCTGATTCCGTTTATCGACAAGCAGCTCGATAACGGCATGAGCAAGGAAGAGTGGAAGGCGGGCGTTGAGACCAACAAGATTCTTGGCCGCAGCGACAATCCGATTCCTATCGACGGCATCTGTGTTCGTATTGGCGCTATGCGCTCTCACAGCCAGGCGCTGACTATCAAGCTCAAGAAAGACCTGTCGGTTGCGGAAATCGAGGGTATCCTTGCCAAGGCCAACGACTGGGTGAAAGTCATCCCGAATGATCGTGATGCCACCATGCAGGAACTCACGCCGGCGAAAGTGACCGGCACCCTGAGTATCCCCATCGGGCGGATTCGCAAATTGTCCATGGGGCCGGAATACATTTCTGCGTTTACCGTGGGTGACCAGTTGCTGTGGGGGGCCGCTGAGCCTCTGCGCCGCATGCTGCGGATTCTGCAGGAACGTTAA
- the leuB gene encoding 3-isopropylmalate dehydrogenase: protein MSRNVLLLPGDGIGPEIVAEAEKVLNKVNDQFNLGLAFDKALVGGAAIDATDSPLPDETLEKARNADAILLGAVGGPQWDSLPMAKRPEKGLLGLRSNLQLFANLRPAILYPQLASASSLKPEVVSGLDILIVRELTGGIYFGQPRGVRELENGERQGYNTYQYTESEIRRIGRVAFEAAQQRGKKLCSVDKANVLEVTVLWREIMEDLKREYPDVELSHMYVDNAAMQLVRAPKQFDVIVTGNMFGDILSDEAAMLTGSIGMLPSASLNSEKQGMYEPCHGSAPDIAGQGIANPLATIISAAMMLRYSLNEEKAAEAIEAAVSKVLDQGLRTADIMSDGGKKVSTREMGEAVLNAL, encoded by the coding sequence ATGTCCCGTAATGTGTTGCTTCTGCCTGGTGACGGCATTGGTCCGGAAATCGTCGCTGAAGCGGAGAAGGTTCTGAACAAGGTTAATGACCAGTTCAATCTTGGCCTGGCCTTTGACAAGGCCCTGGTGGGTGGTGCGGCTATCGATGCCACGGACTCACCGTTGCCGGACGAAACCCTGGAAAAAGCGCGCAATGCCGACGCCATTCTGCTGGGTGCCGTCGGTGGCCCCCAGTGGGACAGCCTGCCGATGGCCAAGCGCCCGGAGAAGGGGCTGCTGGGTCTGCGTTCGAACCTGCAGCTGTTTGCCAACCTGCGCCCAGCCATTCTGTACCCGCAACTGGCGTCTGCGTCTTCCCTGAAGCCGGAAGTGGTTTCTGGCCTGGATATCCTGATCGTGCGCGAGCTGACCGGCGGTATCTATTTTGGACAGCCCCGCGGTGTGCGCGAGCTGGAGAATGGTGAGCGCCAGGGCTACAACACCTATCAGTACACTGAGTCTGAGATTCGCCGAATCGGCCGCGTCGCCTTTGAAGCGGCCCAGCAACGCGGCAAGAAGCTGTGCTCTGTCGACAAGGCAAACGTACTGGAAGTGACCGTGCTGTGGCGCGAGATCATGGAAGACCTGAAGCGTGAATACCCGGATGTCGAGTTGTCCCATATGTACGTGGACAACGCCGCCATGCAGCTGGTTCGGGCTCCCAAGCAATTCGATGTGATTGTGACTGGCAACATGTTTGGTGATATTCTTTCTGACGAAGCGGCTATGCTCACCGGCTCCATCGGCATGTTGCCGTCGGCGTCGCTGAACTCTGAAAAGCAGGGCATGTACGAGCCTTGCCACGGTTCGGCGCCGGATATTGCCGGGCAGGGCATTGCCAACCCGTTGGCCACCATCATCAGTGCAGCCATGATGCTGCGTTACAGCCTGAATGAGGAAAAAGCCGCAGAAGCGATTGAAGCGGCGGTCAGCAAGGTACTGGATCAGGGGCTGCGCACCGCAGACATCATGTCAGACGGTGGTAAGAAGGTTTCAACCCGGGAAATGGGTGAAGCTGTTCTCAATGCGCTTTGA
- the truA gene encoding tRNA pseudouridine(38-40) synthase TruA, translating to MFLNSQPLTTDNAIGNGRVAIAFEYDGRGFHGWQLQKSGVRSVESELARAVSRVADHPVDLVCAGRTDARVHASFQVAHFDTPSVRNLRSWVMGMNTALPDDISVHWAGNGVADFHARFSAVYRRYRYVILNRPVRPGIQRGQVSWTFRPLDVASMHRAAQVLVGEHDFSSFRAAGCQSRTPVRYLERISVTRKGDYVVIDVQANAFLHHMVRNIAGALMAVGAGKQPEPWVGEVLASKDRKLAGVTAPPDGLYLVDVGYPDQYGIPRALCGPGFVSPWFTDGENGPIEPTHIHPKQPVSET from the coding sequence TTGTTTCTCAATTCTCAGCCTTTGACCACAGATAATGCGATCGGAAACGGTCGGGTAGCCATTGCGTTTGAATACGATGGTCGCGGGTTTCATGGCTGGCAACTCCAGAAAAGCGGTGTCCGGTCAGTGGAGAGCGAGCTGGCCAGGGCCGTGTCCAGAGTTGCTGATCACCCGGTTGACCTGGTGTGCGCGGGGCGTACGGATGCCCGCGTTCATGCCAGCTTTCAGGTGGCTCATTTTGATACTCCCTCGGTGAGGAATCTCCGCTCCTGGGTCATGGGCATGAATACCGCCTTGCCGGATGATATTTCCGTGCACTGGGCGGGCAATGGTGTGGCAGATTTTCATGCACGGTTCTCGGCGGTTTATCGGCGCTACCGGTATGTTATTCTGAATCGTCCGGTAAGGCCCGGGATTCAGCGGGGGCAGGTGAGCTGGACCTTTCGGCCGCTTGACGTTGCCAGTATGCACAGGGCGGCTCAGGTGCTTGTCGGTGAACACGACTTCAGTTCGTTCCGGGCAGCCGGTTGTCAGTCCAGAACGCCAGTTCGCTATCTGGAGCGGATTTCGGTAACCCGAAAGGGCGACTATGTCGTAATAGATGTTCAGGCCAACGCTTTTCTGCACCATATGGTGCGCAACATTGCTGGCGCCTTGATGGCCGTGGGGGCAGGCAAACAGCCTGAACCATGGGTTGGTGAGGTGTTGGCCAGCAAAGATCGCAAGTTGGCGGGTGTGACCGCACCACCGGACGGACTCTATCTTGTGGATGTTGGCTACCCGGATCAGTACGGAATACCGAGGGCTCTGTGCGGCCCCGGTTTCGTAAGTCCCTGGTTCACCGACGGTGAGAACGGACCTATTGAGCCAACGCACATTCACCCCAAACAACCGGTGTCAGAAACATGA
- a CDS encoding MFS transporter: MSNLYFWFFALLGGLLPYWSLYLEGQGFSYLQIATLMATIQLTKIVAPSVWGWLGDRSGQRVRLVRFGAITGSLFFAGVFMEPGFYGLLLVMLAFTFFWNAILPLYEVITLRALGTRKDKYGKVRLWGSVGFIGAVAVVGAILEWVPVTYLPWLLLPVFAGIAVSAFLVPAERGERKPPAPKGSLKAIVTHPAVIAFFLMNFLLQVSHGAYYTFFSIHLEQHGYGKLSIGLLWSLGVLAEIGLFLVMHRLSHRFSVRQIVIGALFLTMIRWILIAELTMVVPILIFAQLLHAASYGALHAISVQYIQGFFGKHHHGQGQALYSGLTFGAGGALGAWMSGFLVEGISTSAAFWGGAAAMAVAILITWRGLQPMPKVDEETGR; encoded by the coding sequence CTGTCTAACCTCTACTTCTGGTTCTTCGCACTCCTTGGAGGGCTTTTGCCTTATTGGTCCCTCTACCTGGAGGGGCAGGGGTTTTCCTATCTGCAAATCGCCACTTTGATGGCGACCATTCAGCTCACCAAAATTGTCGCGCCAAGTGTCTGGGGCTGGCTGGGGGATCGTTCCGGCCAGCGGGTGCGATTGGTCCGTTTTGGAGCCATTACCGGGTCGCTGTTCTTTGCCGGCGTGTTCATGGAACCCGGGTTCTATGGCCTGCTTCTGGTGATGCTGGCCTTCACCTTCTTCTGGAACGCGATCCTGCCGCTGTATGAGGTGATTACCCTACGGGCACTTGGCACGAGGAAAGACAAGTACGGCAAGGTTCGGCTCTGGGGCTCGGTGGGTTTTATCGGTGCCGTGGCTGTCGTGGGTGCCATTCTGGAGTGGGTTCCAGTCACTTATCTGCCCTGGCTGCTGTTGCCGGTCTTTGCGGGCATCGCGGTATCGGCGTTTCTGGTGCCTGCAGAGCGGGGCGAGCGTAAACCGCCGGCTCCCAAAGGCAGCCTGAAAGCCATCGTCACCCATCCTGCTGTGATTGCCTTCTTCCTGATGAACTTCCTGCTGCAGGTATCTCACGGTGCCTACTACACCTTCTTCAGTATTCATCTGGAACAACATGGCTACGGCAAGCTGTCGATTGGCTTGCTCTGGTCGCTGGGGGTGCTGGCGGAAATCGGACTGTTTCTGGTGATGCACCGGTTGTCGCATCGGTTCAGTGTGCGCCAGATTGTCATCGGGGCTCTGTTCCTGACCATGATTCGCTGGATACTCATTGCCGAATTGACCATGGTCGTGCCCATTCTCATCTTCGCCCAGCTGCTTCACGCAGCGTCCTATGGTGCGTTGCATGCGATTTCTGTGCAATACATTCAGGGGTTCTTTGGCAAGCATCATCATGGCCAGGGGCAGGCCTTGTACAGCGGTCTGACCTTTGGTGCCGGCGGCGCCCTCGGCGCCTGGATGTCCGGTTTTCTGGTGGAGGGCATCAGCACCTCCGCCGCGTTCTGGGGTGGCGCTGCCGCCATGGCTGTGGCCATCCTGATCACCTGGCGCGGCTTGCAACCCATGCCGAAGGTTGATGAGGAGACTGGGCGCTAA
- the leuD gene encoding 3-isopropylmalate dehydratase small subunit — MRAFTQHQGIVAPMDRSNVDTDMIIPKQFLKSIKRTGFGPNLFDELRYLDEGKPDQDCSNRPVNPDFVLNQDRYKSASVLLARRNFGCGSSREHAPWALDDFGFRVIIAPSFADIFYNNCFKNGLLPIVLDEEIVDKLFQETEANEGYELTVDLEAQTVTTPSGESYSFDVDNFRRHCLLNGLDDIGVTLEDADAIRAYEDARRQTAPWLFNAGN, encoded by the coding sequence ATGCGCGCATTTACGCAACACCAAGGTATTGTTGCCCCCATGGACCGGTCCAATGTGGATACGGACATGATCATTCCCAAGCAGTTTCTGAAGTCGATCAAGCGCACGGGCTTTGGCCCGAACCTGTTTGATGAGCTGCGGTATCTGGATGAAGGCAAGCCGGATCAGGACTGTTCCAATCGCCCCGTGAACCCGGATTTCGTTCTGAACCAGGATCGATACAAAAGCGCCAGTGTGCTGTTGGCTCGCAGGAACTTCGGTTGCGGTTCCAGTCGGGAGCATGCCCCGTGGGCGCTGGATGATTTCGGCTTCCGGGTGATTATTGCCCCGAGCTTTGCCGATATTTTCTACAATAACTGCTTTAAGAATGGCCTGTTACCCATTGTTCTGGATGAAGAAATAGTTGATAAGCTGTTTCAGGAGACCGAGGCTAACGAAGGTTATGAATTAACGGTGGACCTGGAAGCTCAGACAGTAACGACCCCCTCTGGTGAGTCTTACAGTTTTGATGTCGATAATTTCCGTCGTCACTGTCTGCTCAATGGGCTCGATGATATCGGTGTGACCCTTGAAGACGCCGATGCCATTCGCGCCTACGAAGATGCTCGCCGCCAGACTGCCCCCTGGTTGTTTAACGCTGGAAACTGA
- a CDS encoding FimV/HubP family polar landmark protein yields the protein MKVRKLAVAMALAGGLGSGVAQALGLGEIELQSWLNEPLDAEISLRESRGVDPGDVFVNVAPEAAYQRIGIDRHQFLSRLRFEVVTVSDGSLVVNVSSREPLREPYLNFLLELTWPNGRLMREYSVLVDPPVYAEDSGVQEQVSAPSAAPASPRQAAPRSQESVRRQAQAESSLARGYQADTFGPTGPSDTLWTIAQRVRPDSSVSMQQVMLALQDQNPNAFMGGNINRLKRGEVLRVPTMEQIRSRSQAEANRVVAQQNEAFQSRTVDATRTAEAESAPAPTQAGAAGDELRLLVADGESRDVTEGGSAGGDGDLPGGSDVGSAVAMEELEATRRENEELNSRLADLQDQVSTLQRLLELKNSQLADLQGMTAEEAAAADQLPDDEAEAPTGELAAVDGADDVAEDDSEVLEDMPAAEGSEQAVSDELTDDSGVDGAGEEVATTESAQPADEAAEQEADEVDVAAAPAAEQPREQPRQPAPVAPPAVEKGFPGNVIDAISNNPMYQIALGGGLVLLLLLLLLVARRNANREKAFYDQLNSEDGSESDSFDLSLEDEAVDQQEGADALAEADTYIAYGRHDQAAQVLETAISREPSRTDLRLKLLGVYADSQDRDSFEKQYGEIEALEDEAAIEQATVLRERLEEAESMPSIDDLESQLRSDSFSTSVATEEEPGQEDELPSDDDWHLSDDLKADEFEASPEPEQENEFGELESDVEKEGDSPDDLIEYDLSGLEVSEKDESAVDTSEEQDFSSLEMDLEDSGEAKADEEDLSFDFESALEDEATEEPAVETAEEDTLDFGLEEESDKAEQVGDAETVEDELSGDVDALDESFLDELDAELDKVAEEEGEPEGLDLDESTLDDLELDVSDEDLALMEEFSESDEQPAGPEQEAASLDEELGLEDAFSSEEPADSEPTSEQAQEGEPEATEQEADAMDDDLVPLASESLDGKQEQSSALDIDEESLGEDDDFDFLAGTDEAATKLDLARAYIEMGDSDGARDILEEVALEGNDEQKAEAQELLKNLS from the coding sequence ATGAAGGTACGCAAGCTTGCGGTTGCCATGGCGCTGGCGGGAGGGCTCGGTTCCGGTGTCGCTCAGGCGTTGGGGCTGGGGGAAATTGAACTGCAGTCCTGGCTGAATGAGCCCCTGGATGCGGAAATATCACTCCGTGAAAGTCGTGGGGTGGATCCCGGTGATGTATTTGTAAATGTTGCGCCGGAAGCCGCTTATCAGCGGATTGGCATTGATCGCCACCAGTTTCTGAGCAGGCTGAGGTTTGAGGTGGTTACCGTTTCCGACGGCAGTCTCGTTGTTAACGTCTCTTCCCGGGAGCCGCTCCGGGAACCTTACCTGAATTTTCTGTTGGAGCTGACCTGGCCTAATGGCCGACTGATGCGGGAATATTCGGTACTGGTAGATCCACCAGTGTATGCCGAAGATTCCGGTGTTCAGGAGCAGGTGAGTGCGCCTTCGGCAGCGCCAGCAAGTCCAAGGCAGGCAGCGCCCCGTAGCCAGGAGTCTGTGCGTCGCCAGGCCCAGGCCGAGAGTTCACTTGCTCGGGGCTATCAGGCTGACACGTTCGGCCCGACCGGTCCATCAGACACGCTCTGGACTATCGCCCAGCGTGTCCGCCCGGACAGCTCTGTGTCTATGCAGCAGGTTATGCTGGCCCTTCAGGACCAGAACCCCAATGCCTTTATGGGCGGCAACATCAATCGGTTGAAGCGTGGTGAGGTGCTGAGAGTTCCAACCATGGAACAGATCCGCAGCCGGAGCCAGGCAGAAGCTAACCGCGTTGTTGCACAGCAAAACGAGGCGTTCCAGTCTCGTACCGTCGACGCCACCCGTACCGCAGAGGCTGAATCCGCTCCGGCGCCTACCCAGGCGGGCGCAGCCGGTGACGAATTGCGCTTGCTGGTAGCGGATGGCGAATCTCGCGATGTTACCGAGGGTGGCTCCGCTGGCGGTGATGGCGATTTGCCGGGCGGCAGCGACGTGGGCTCAGCGGTAGCGATGGAAGAGCTGGAAGCCACGCGTCGCGAAAACGAAGAATTGAACAGTCGCCTGGCTGATCTTCAGGATCAGGTTTCCACCCTGCAGCGTCTGTTAGAGCTCAAGAACAGCCAGCTTGCAGATTTGCAGGGTATGACGGCTGAAGAGGCAGCGGCGGCGGATCAACTCCCGGACGACGAGGCCGAAGCGCCGACCGGAGAACTGGCGGCAGTTGATGGTGCTGATGACGTCGCCGAGGACGATTCAGAAGTACTCGAAGATATGCCCGCAGCTGAGGGTAGCGAGCAGGCCGTATCGGATGAGCTGACAGACGACAGTGGCGTAGATGGCGCCGGTGAGGAAGTCGCTACTACCGAATCCGCGCAACCCGCCGACGAAGCGGCAGAGCAGGAAGCCGATGAGGTAGACGTGGCCGCCGCTCCGGCAGCGGAGCAGCCCCGCGAACAGCCTCGCCAGCCAGCGCCGGTTGCCCCTCCCGCCGTGGAGAAGGGTTTCCCCGGTAATGTGATTGACGCCATTTCAAACAATCCGATGTACCAGATTGCCCTGGGTGGCGGCCTGGTTCTGCTCTTGCTGTTGCTTCTGCTGGTTGCACGCCGGAACGCCAATCGTGAAAAGGCATTCTACGACCAACTCAACAGCGAGGACGGTAGCGAAAGCGATTCGTTTGATCTGAGCCTGGAAGACGAAGCTGTTGATCAGCAGGAAGGCGCTGACGCCCTGGCCGAAGCCGACACCTACATTGCCTATGGTCGTCATGATCAGGCAGCACAGGTACTTGAAACCGCCATTTCCCGGGAGCCGAGCCGCACTGATCTCCGGTTGAAGCTGCTTGGGGTATACGCGGACAGCCAGGATCGTGATTCGTTCGAGAAACAGTACGGGGAAATTGAGGCCCTGGAAGACGAAGCCGCTATTGAGCAGGCAACCGTTCTTCGCGAGCGTCTTGAAGAAGCCGAGTCTATGCCAAGCATCGACGACCTTGAGTCGCAACTGCGGTCTGATTCCTTCAGTACTTCGGTGGCGACAGAGGAAGAGCCTGGTCAGGAAGACGAGTTACCGTCTGATGATGATTGGCATCTGTCCGATGACCTGAAAGCAGACGAGTTTGAGGCCAGTCCCGAGCCTGAGCAGGAGAACGAGTTCGGAGAGCTGGAATCGGACGTCGAGAAGGAGGGTGATTCTCCCGACGATCTGATTGAATACGACCTTTCCGGTCTTGAGGTATCTGAAAAAGACGAATCCGCCGTCGACACTTCCGAAGAGCAGGATTTCTCTTCTCTCGAAATGGATCTTGAAGACTCGGGCGAGGCCAAAGCCGACGAAGAGGATCTGAGTTTCGATTTCGAGTCCGCACTTGAAGACGAAGCCACCGAAGAGCCGGCGGTTGAGACAGCGGAAGAGGATACTCTGGATTTCGGACTGGAAGAGGAGTCTGATAAAGCAGAACAGGTTGGAGATGCGGAAACCGTTGAGGATGAATTGTCGGGCGACGTGGATGCCCTGGATGAGTCCTTCCTGGACGAGCTTGATGCCGAACTGGACAAGGTTGCTGAGGAAGAAGGCGAGCCGGAAGGGCTGGACCTTGACGAGTCTACGCTGGACGACCTGGAACTTGATGTGTCTGACGAGGATCTCGCCCTGATGGAAGAGTTCTCTGAGTCTGACGAGCAGCCCGCAGGTCCGGAACAGGAAGCGGCATCCCTGGATGAAGAGCTTGGTCTGGAAGACGCGTTCAGCAGCGAAGAGCCGGCTGACTCAGAACCAACAAGTGAGCAGGCTCAGGAAGGTGAGCCTGAGGCCACTGAGCAGGAGGCTGATGCCATGGATGACGATCTGGTTCCGCTGGCGTCCGAATCGCTGGATGGCAAGCAGGAGCAGAGTTCCGCGCTTGATATCGATGAGGAGTCATTGGGCGAGGACGATGATTTCGATTTCCTTGCCGGGACTGACGAAGCGGCGACCAAACTCGATCTGGCCCGGGCCTACATCGAGATGGGGGACAGCGACGGAGCCCGTGATATCCTGGAAGAGGTCGCTCTGGAAGGAAACGACGAGCAGAAGGCGGAAGCGCAGGAGCTCCTTAAAAATCTTTCCTGA